From Cardiocondyla obscurior isolate alpha-2009 linkage group LG09, Cobs3.1, whole genome shotgun sequence, one genomic window encodes:
- the LOC139105440 gene encoding zinc finger and BTB domain-containing protein 14 isoform X2 has protein sequence MGEKTFNLTWNNHLANLSGLFEALYKSGSLTDATLACQGGMLRAHRLVLAACSPYFERVFKEHYGEQPILILKGVAVEEMECLLDFMYRGSIDVAEEHLPSLIKTATDLEIRGLSGEQKNQESNRNLYTRVETRMQRCHIETRVHTTEYIKEPSVIPFLPKHSNVDSMEDHIKVEDIEVEDDPMVIDGHEDSFDELPRSTDTQIRRIPPPMYKRETRFKGQKRVSVGRVTRNNDQLESRSKDSSRESSCEDSSRIVKCEPNLNDASADIVSEIQENSKNLEDTAKVGMKRKLEAMKRVGGNEGREGKTVTKSERAQHKPFSCDLCTLAFTRASHLARHRRVHTGERPFACSICPRMFARQDKLKQHLDSHLQWPKRKSGQTISSLPTKGKRGRPRKVNVEPSAMEEFLKFGEFSSLLNKSHSANSTNKSENSENTGDDGKRKEAHQDEDDSSHREKDNRGCQVENGQDIV, from the exons ATGGGCGAGAAGACGTTCAATCTCACGTGGAACAATCACCTGGCAAATCTGTCGGGTTTGTTCGAGGCCCTTTACAAGAGCGGCTCCTTGACGGACGCAACGTTAGCTTGCCAGGGTGGCATGTTGAGAGCCCACAGATTGGTGCTAGCAGCGTGTAGTCCTTACTTCGAAAGAGTTTTTAAGGAACACTATGGAGAGCAAcctattctaattttaaagg GCGTCGCTGTCGAGGAAATGGAATGTCTCTTGGATTTCATGTACAGAGGATCTATCGATGTAGCGGAGGAACACCTTCCCTCGCTGATAAAAACTGCTACCGATTTGGAGATACGCGGCCTCTCCGGAGAGCAGAAGAACCAGGAAAGCAATCGCAACCTGTACACCAGGGTTGAAACGCGAATGCAGCGATGTCATATCGAAACCAGAGTACACACCACCGAGTATATCAAAGAGCCGTCTGTAATCCCTTTCCTACCAAAACACTCGAATGTCGATTCGATGGAGGATCACATTAAAGTGGAAGACATCGAAGTAGAAGACGATCCGATGGTGATCGATGGGCACGAGGATAGCTTTGACGAGCTTCCACGATCAACGGATACgcaaatt aggCGCATACCACCCCCGATGTACAAGCGGGAGACGAGATTCAAAGGTCAGAAAAGAGTATCCGTAGGCCGCGTAACGCGGAACAACGATCAGTTGGAATCGAGATCGAAAGATTCTTCGCGAGAATCAAGCTGCGAAGATTCTTCGAGGATCGTCAAATGCGAGCCTAATCTCAATGATGCATCTGCAGATATCGTATCAGAAATACAG gaaaattcaaaaaatttagaagATACAGCGAAGGTAGGAATGAAGAGAAAGCTCGAGGCCATGAAACGAGTAGGAGGAAATGAgggaagagaaggaaagacAGTCACCAAATCCGAAAGAGCACAGCACAAGCCCTTCTCCTGCGACCTTTGTACGTTGGCTTTCACAAGAGCGTCGCACTTAGCGAGGCATAGAAGAGTGCACACGGGCGAAAGACCCTTCGCTTGTAGTATCTGCCCGCGAATGTTCGCTAGGCAGGACAAACTGAAGCAACATCTGGATTCGCACTTACAATggccgaaaagaaaaagcggcCAGACAATTTCCTCGTTGCCGACAAAGGGCAAACGCGGCAGACCACGTAAG GTTAATGTGGAGCCATCTGCGATGgaagaatttttaaagtttggCGAGTTTAGCTCACTATTGAACAAGTCGCATTCCGCGAATTCGACGAATAAGAGTGAAAATTCCGAGAATACTGGGGACGATGGCAAGAGGAAAGAAGCGCATCAAGACGAGGACGACTCGTCTCATAGGGAAAAAGACAATCGCGGTTGCCAGGTCGAAAATGGCCAGGACATTGTTTAA
- the LOC139105440 gene encoding zinc finger and BTB domain-containing protein 14 isoform X1, translating into MRAQLRPSGCLSRDYFPCDATIANAPRKPRPTSITQDKRMGEKTFNLTWNNHLANLSGLFEALYKSGSLTDATLACQGGMLRAHRLVLAACSPYFERVFKEHYGEQPILILKGVAVEEMECLLDFMYRGSIDVAEEHLPSLIKTATDLEIRGLSGEQKNQESNRNLYTRVETRMQRCHIETRVHTTEYIKEPSVIPFLPKHSNVDSMEDHIKVEDIEVEDDPMVIDGHEDSFDELPRSTDTQIRRIPPPMYKRETRFKGQKRVSVGRVTRNNDQLESRSKDSSRESSCEDSSRIVKCEPNLNDASADIVSEIQENSKNLEDTAKVGMKRKLEAMKRVGGNEGREGKTVTKSERAQHKPFSCDLCTLAFTRASHLARHRRVHTGERPFACSICPRMFARQDKLKQHLDSHLQWPKRKSGQTISSLPTKGKRGRPRKVNVEPSAMEEFLKFGEFSSLLNKSHSANSTNKSENSENTGDDGKRKEAHQDEDDSSHREKDNRGCQVENGQDIV; encoded by the exons ATGCGCGCCCAGCTGCGCCCGAGTGGCTGCTTATCACGGGATTATTTCCCTTGTGACGCAACGATCGCGAATGCACCGCGCAAACCGCGTCCGAC GTCGATAACGCAAGATAAAAGAATGGGCGAGAAGACGTTCAATCTCACGTGGAACAATCACCTGGCAAATCTGTCGGGTTTGTTCGAGGCCCTTTACAAGAGCGGCTCCTTGACGGACGCAACGTTAGCTTGCCAGGGTGGCATGTTGAGAGCCCACAGATTGGTGCTAGCAGCGTGTAGTCCTTACTTCGAAAGAGTTTTTAAGGAACACTATGGAGAGCAAcctattctaattttaaagg GCGTCGCTGTCGAGGAAATGGAATGTCTCTTGGATTTCATGTACAGAGGATCTATCGATGTAGCGGAGGAACACCTTCCCTCGCTGATAAAAACTGCTACCGATTTGGAGATACGCGGCCTCTCCGGAGAGCAGAAGAACCAGGAAAGCAATCGCAACCTGTACACCAGGGTTGAAACGCGAATGCAGCGATGTCATATCGAAACCAGAGTACACACCACCGAGTATATCAAAGAGCCGTCTGTAATCCCTTTCCTACCAAAACACTCGAATGTCGATTCGATGGAGGATCACATTAAAGTGGAAGACATCGAAGTAGAAGACGATCCGATGGTGATCGATGGGCACGAGGATAGCTTTGACGAGCTTCCACGATCAACGGATACgcaaatt aggCGCATACCACCCCCGATGTACAAGCGGGAGACGAGATTCAAAGGTCAGAAAAGAGTATCCGTAGGCCGCGTAACGCGGAACAACGATCAGTTGGAATCGAGATCGAAAGATTCTTCGCGAGAATCAAGCTGCGAAGATTCTTCGAGGATCGTCAAATGCGAGCCTAATCTCAATGATGCATCTGCAGATATCGTATCAGAAATACAG gaaaattcaaaaaatttagaagATACAGCGAAGGTAGGAATGAAGAGAAAGCTCGAGGCCATGAAACGAGTAGGAGGAAATGAgggaagagaaggaaagacAGTCACCAAATCCGAAAGAGCACAGCACAAGCCCTTCTCCTGCGACCTTTGTACGTTGGCTTTCACAAGAGCGTCGCACTTAGCGAGGCATAGAAGAGTGCACACGGGCGAAAGACCCTTCGCTTGTAGTATCTGCCCGCGAATGTTCGCTAGGCAGGACAAACTGAAGCAACATCTGGATTCGCACTTACAATggccgaaaagaaaaagcggcCAGACAATTTCCTCGTTGCCGACAAAGGGCAAACGCGGCAGACCACGTAAG GTTAATGTGGAGCCATCTGCGATGgaagaatttttaaagtttggCGAGTTTAGCTCACTATTGAACAAGTCGCATTCCGCGAATTCGACGAATAAGAGTGAAAATTCCGAGAATACTGGGGACGATGGCAAGAGGAAAGAAGCGCATCAAGACGAGGACGACTCGTCTCATAGGGAAAAAGACAATCGCGGTTGCCAGGTCGAAAATGGCCAGGACATTGTTTAA
- the LOC139105440 gene encoding zinc finger and BTB domain-containing protein 14 isoform X4, whose amino-acid sequence MRAQLRPSGCLSRDYFPCDATIANAPRKPRPTSITQDKRMGEKTFNLTWNNHLANLSGLFEALYKSGSLTDATLACQGGMLRAHRLVLAACSPYFERVFKEHYGEQPILILKGVAVEEMECLLDFMYRGSIDVAEEHLPSLIKTATDLEIRGLSGEQKNQESNRNLYTRVETRMQRCHIETRVHTTEYIKEPSVIPFLPKHSNVDSMEDHIKVEDIEVEDDPMVIDGHEDSFDELPRSTDTQIRRIPPPMYKRETRFKGQKRVSVGRVTRNNDQLESRSKDSSRESSCEDSSRIVKCEPNLNDASADIVSEIQENSKNLEDTAKVGMKRKLEAMKRVGGNEGREGKTVTKSERAQHKPFSCDLCTLAFTRASHLARHRRVHTGERPFACSICPRMFARQDKLKQHLDSHLQWPKRKSGQTISSLPTKGKRGRPR is encoded by the exons ATGCGCGCCCAGCTGCGCCCGAGTGGCTGCTTATCACGGGATTATTTCCCTTGTGACGCAACGATCGCGAATGCACCGCGCAAACCGCGTCCGAC GTCGATAACGCAAGATAAAAGAATGGGCGAGAAGACGTTCAATCTCACGTGGAACAATCACCTGGCAAATCTGTCGGGTTTGTTCGAGGCCCTTTACAAGAGCGGCTCCTTGACGGACGCAACGTTAGCTTGCCAGGGTGGCATGTTGAGAGCCCACAGATTGGTGCTAGCAGCGTGTAGTCCTTACTTCGAAAGAGTTTTTAAGGAACACTATGGAGAGCAAcctattctaattttaaagg GCGTCGCTGTCGAGGAAATGGAATGTCTCTTGGATTTCATGTACAGAGGATCTATCGATGTAGCGGAGGAACACCTTCCCTCGCTGATAAAAACTGCTACCGATTTGGAGATACGCGGCCTCTCCGGAGAGCAGAAGAACCAGGAAAGCAATCGCAACCTGTACACCAGGGTTGAAACGCGAATGCAGCGATGTCATATCGAAACCAGAGTACACACCACCGAGTATATCAAAGAGCCGTCTGTAATCCCTTTCCTACCAAAACACTCGAATGTCGATTCGATGGAGGATCACATTAAAGTGGAAGACATCGAAGTAGAAGACGATCCGATGGTGATCGATGGGCACGAGGATAGCTTTGACGAGCTTCCACGATCAACGGATACgcaaatt aggCGCATACCACCCCCGATGTACAAGCGGGAGACGAGATTCAAAGGTCAGAAAAGAGTATCCGTAGGCCGCGTAACGCGGAACAACGATCAGTTGGAATCGAGATCGAAAGATTCTTCGCGAGAATCAAGCTGCGAAGATTCTTCGAGGATCGTCAAATGCGAGCCTAATCTCAATGATGCATCTGCAGATATCGTATCAGAAATACAG gaaaattcaaaaaatttagaagATACAGCGAAGGTAGGAATGAAGAGAAAGCTCGAGGCCATGAAACGAGTAGGAGGAAATGAgggaagagaaggaaagacAGTCACCAAATCCGAAAGAGCACAGCACAAGCCCTTCTCCTGCGACCTTTGTACGTTGGCTTTCACAAGAGCGTCGCACTTAGCGAGGCATAGAAGAGTGCACACGGGCGAAAGACCCTTCGCTTGTAGTATCTGCCCGCGAATGTTCGCTAGGCAGGACAAACTGAAGCAACATCTGGATTCGCACTTACAATggccgaaaagaaaaagcggcCAGACAATTTCCTCGTTGCCGACAAAGGGCAAACGCGGCAGACCAC GTTAA
- the LOC139105440 gene encoding zinc finger and BTB domain-containing protein 14 isoform X3, protein MRAQLRPSGCLSRDYFPCDATIANAPRKPRPTSITQDKRMGEKTFNLTWNNHLANLSGLFEALYKSGSLTDATLACQGGMLRAHRLVLAACSPYFERVFKEHYGEQPILILKGVAVEEMECLLDFMYRGSIDVAEEHLPSLIKTATDLEIRGLSGEQKNQESNRNLYTRVETRMQRCHIETRVHTTEYIKEPSVIPFLPKHSNVDSMEDHIKVEDIEVEDDPMVIDGHEDSFDELPRSTDTQIRRIPPPMYKRETRFKGQKRVSVGRVTRNNDQLESRSKDSSRESSCEDSSRIVKCEPNLNDASADIVSEIQENSKNLEDTAKVGMKRKLEAMKRVGGNEGREGKTVTKSERAQHKPFSCDLCTLAFTRASHLARHRRVHTGERPFACSICPRMFARQDKLKQHLDSHLQWPKRKSGQTISSLPTKGKRGRPRKVVQERLENL, encoded by the exons ATGCGCGCCCAGCTGCGCCCGAGTGGCTGCTTATCACGGGATTATTTCCCTTGTGACGCAACGATCGCGAATGCACCGCGCAAACCGCGTCCGAC GTCGATAACGCAAGATAAAAGAATGGGCGAGAAGACGTTCAATCTCACGTGGAACAATCACCTGGCAAATCTGTCGGGTTTGTTCGAGGCCCTTTACAAGAGCGGCTCCTTGACGGACGCAACGTTAGCTTGCCAGGGTGGCATGTTGAGAGCCCACAGATTGGTGCTAGCAGCGTGTAGTCCTTACTTCGAAAGAGTTTTTAAGGAACACTATGGAGAGCAAcctattctaattttaaagg GCGTCGCTGTCGAGGAAATGGAATGTCTCTTGGATTTCATGTACAGAGGATCTATCGATGTAGCGGAGGAACACCTTCCCTCGCTGATAAAAACTGCTACCGATTTGGAGATACGCGGCCTCTCCGGAGAGCAGAAGAACCAGGAAAGCAATCGCAACCTGTACACCAGGGTTGAAACGCGAATGCAGCGATGTCATATCGAAACCAGAGTACACACCACCGAGTATATCAAAGAGCCGTCTGTAATCCCTTTCCTACCAAAACACTCGAATGTCGATTCGATGGAGGATCACATTAAAGTGGAAGACATCGAAGTAGAAGACGATCCGATGGTGATCGATGGGCACGAGGATAGCTTTGACGAGCTTCCACGATCAACGGATACgcaaatt aggCGCATACCACCCCCGATGTACAAGCGGGAGACGAGATTCAAAGGTCAGAAAAGAGTATCCGTAGGCCGCGTAACGCGGAACAACGATCAGTTGGAATCGAGATCGAAAGATTCTTCGCGAGAATCAAGCTGCGAAGATTCTTCGAGGATCGTCAAATGCGAGCCTAATCTCAATGATGCATCTGCAGATATCGTATCAGAAATACAG gaaaattcaaaaaatttagaagATACAGCGAAGGTAGGAATGAAGAGAAAGCTCGAGGCCATGAAACGAGTAGGAGGAAATGAgggaagagaaggaaagacAGTCACCAAATCCGAAAGAGCACAGCACAAGCCCTTCTCCTGCGACCTTTGTACGTTGGCTTTCACAAGAGCGTCGCACTTAGCGAGGCATAGAAGAGTGCACACGGGCGAAAGACCCTTCGCTTGTAGTATCTGCCCGCGAATGTTCGCTAGGCAGGACAAACTGAAGCAACATCTGGATTCGCACTTACAATggccgaaaagaaaaagcggcCAGACAATTTCCTCGTTGCCGACAAAGGGCAAACGCGGCAGACCACGTAAGGTAGTGCAAGAGAGGTTGgagaatttataa
- the Hd gene encoding protein downstream neighbor of son homolog encodes MAESKNASTLEWTHPDQVMRLHRMKLKKRALQARINKTTVNDRATTTDFNPLNSSGSIPQRLSYCQKRKNPFAINETCKKQKDVTSAGLEISNDNTLFELLNIDVQKEKSKLDSSINNSLTFENVLSKLESTNQTVDINVPKGTKHIPIDWTLKTKMRFMSPKPFPWSSKLKTSEEASGTTGFVRCLNIGEKETTLDTSLNARFHQCCLIWQHPSLPWLELFPRSAGKVSATLANNTSIVNNQNMKDALYREWCDSFRSLFHLLRARQCPYFYMCANAFTVLFRAAGICGLSEIHALVTPTTSGFRQALKQEEIEYSMPLKKDSKRRSDTIDAESKIADVTYNAADSQRENNNYEEENEDDDEETQDAWLESLGVENSEIKKINHSQTRLALEKESEVDNLRQSLVFVKGVETQALFNFLINCKSAIAMTGGLAGVPPTLLAPTAFHGAILKPLQVRESILRDNNDIYYSLELRGPLLPHVLPSLCHLMKSSQLEQYSASCAQLASTTSFSTAKHGHAVVTKEEDSNTTKVAPNVFGQENLSDCGFNEELLSHFCNSDPSRIEVLDSLKFFNGLYTWS; translated from the exons ATGGCGGAATCGAAAAATGCAAGTACGTTGGAATGGACACATCCTGACCAAGTGATGCGACTGCATcgtatgaaattaaagaaacgcGCGTTGCAAgcacgtataaataaaacgacTGTCAACGATCGGGCAACAACCACAGATTTCAATCCACTTAACTCCAGCGGTAGTATACCGCAACGTTTATCTTACTGCCAAAAGCGTAAGAATccttttgcaattaatgaaaCTTGTAAAAAACAAAAGGATGTAACGTCAGCTGGATTAGAAATCAGTAACGACAACACATTGTTCGAACTCTTAAATATTGACGTACAAAAGGAGAAATCAAAGCTAGATTCGTCCATAAATAATTCCTTAACTTTCGAAAATGTTCTTTCAAAGTTAGAATCGACTAATCAAACTGTAGATATAAATGTTCCAAAGGGTACAAAGCATATTCCTATTGATTGGacattaaaaactaaaatgaGATTTATGTCTCCTAAGCCTTTTCCGTGGAGTAGCAAGCTCAAAACGAGCGAAGAGGCGTCGGGTACTACAGGATTTGTGAGGTGTTTAAATataggagaaaaagagacaacgTTAGACACTAGTTTAAATGCAAg ATTTCATCAATGCTGTTTAATATGGCAACATCCATCCTTACCGTGGCTAGAACTATTCCCTCGCTCTGCTGGCAAAGTGAGTGCAACTCTCGCAAATAATACGTCAATAGTAAATAATCAAAACATGAAAGATGCATTATACCGAGAATGGTGCGATAGCTTCAGAtcgttatttcatttattgcGAGCAAGGCAATGTCCATACTTTTATATGTGCGCAAATGCATTTACAGTGCTTTTTCGAGCTGCAGGTATTTGTGGGTTATCAGAAATTCATGCTCTTGTCACACCTACAACCAGTGGATTTCGCCAAGCATTAAAACAAGAAG aaatagaataCTCTATgcctttaaaaaaagattccaAAAGACGATCCGATACGATAGATGCCGAATCTAAAATTGCCGACGTTACGTATAACGCTGCAGACAGTCAGcgagaaaacaataattacgaagaagaaaatgagGACGATGATGAAGAAACTCAAGATGCATGGCTTGAAAGTCTTGGAGTTGAAAATtcagaaattaagaaaattaatcattcacag ACGAGATTGGCTttggaaaaagaaagtgaAGTAGATAACTTGAGACAATCTCTTGTGTTCGTTAAAGGTGTAGAGACACAGGCActgtttaatttcttaattaattgcaaatcaGCTATCGCGATGACCGGTGGGTTGGCCGGGGTTCCTCCTACACTTTTAGCTCCAACGGCATTCCATGGTGCTATTTTAAAACCACTCCAG GTTCGAGAAAGCATATTACGCGATAACAATGACATATATTATTCTCTTGAATTAAGAGGGCCCCTTTTACCGCACGTATTGCCTTCTCTTTGTCATTTGATGAAATCTAGTCAATTAGAGCAATATTCGGCAAGTTGCGCACAATTGGCCTCAACAACTTCGTTTTCTACAGCGAAGCACG GCCATGCAGTTGTCACAAAAGAAGAAGATTCTAATACTACGAAAGTAGCGCCTAACGTTTTTGGACAAGAAAATTTAAGCGATTGTGGGTTCAACGAGGAATTATTAAGTCACTTTTGCAATTCCGATCCATCCAGGATAGAGGTTTTAGATagtcttaaattttttaatggattaTATACGTGGTCGTAA
- the LOC139105443 gene encoding TNF receptor-associated factor 6-like isoform X1, with protein sequence MTTSDRLTEPVAVAEDIANCVESIKDDVESRFECPICLSWLRDPVLTSCGHKFCSQCIDTWLKKDSACCPIDSKPLTSEGLFPDLYTFREISQKRTSCIYQQFGCQVQLSPIEMETHITQCTCKQDFLKSRVEKKNTNAMSVESKMWDPPLKNGIQVADKEEPSPDWQQLLKNLYERIVVLEQENRELSITVSNQKNQLAAMCLRNCNGVYIWRLKSFQEKLEAMTKDPLKMFYSSGFYTSPNGYKICARINISSKDPDFLSFVLHIMKSENDDALDWPFNGTMFFALVHPQDSEKNICEITSSRPDLEAFRKPTCELNKRSFGYTEFIRLRDLTDFLQNDTLIFRIEVHPICFT encoded by the exons aTGACAACGTCTGACCGTTTGACAGAACCTGTTGCAGTTGCTGAAGACATTGCAAAT TGCGTCGAGAGCATCAAAGACGATGTGGAGTCCAGATTTGAATGTCCCATTTGTTTATCATGGTTGCGCGATCCAGTTTTAACATCCTGTGGCCATAAGTTTTGTTCTCAGTGCATTGATACTTGGCTTaa GAAAGATTCTGCTTGCTGTCCCATTGATAGTAAGCCTTTAACATCAGAAGGTCTTTTCCCAGACTTGTACACTTTTAGAGAGATATCTCAAAAACGTACAAGTTGCATTTATCAACAATTTGGTTGCCAAGTACAATTATCTCCTATAGAAATGGAAACACATATTACTCAGTGTACTTGTAAACAAGACTTTTTAAAATCTAGAG tagaaaaaaaaaatactaatgcAATGTCTGTGGAGTCAAAAATGTGGGATCCACCTCTAAAAAATGGGATACAAGTTGCAGACAAGGAAGAACCTTCTCCTGATTGGCAACAATTgcttaa AAATCTGTATGAAAGGATAGTAGTTTTGGAGCAGGAAAACCGAGAGCTATCTATAACGGTATCTAATCAGAAAAATCAGCTCGCGGCTATGTGTCTACGAAATTGTAATGGAGTTTACATATGGAGATTAAAATCTTTTCAAGAAAAACTTGAGGCTATGACCAAAGATCcattgaaaatgttttatagtTCAGGTTTTTATACAAGTCCAAACGGATATAAAATCTGCGcaagaattaatatatcgtCCAAGGATCCTGATTTTTTGTCGTTTGTTTTACATATTATGAAATCGGAAAATGACGATGCTTTAGATTGGCCGTTCAATGGCACAATGTTCTTTGCATTAGTACATCCACAAGattcggaaaaaaatatatgcgagATAACGTCGTCGCGGCCAGATCTCGAAGCGTTCCGGAAACCTACGTGCGAATTGAATAAACGTAGTTTTGGCTATACAGAATTTATACGTTTACGCGATTTAACTgattttttacaaaatgacACTCTTATTTTTAGAATAGAAGTTCATCCGATATGTTTTACATAG
- the LOC139105443 gene encoding TNF receptor-associated factor 6-like isoform X2, whose product MTTSDRLTEPVAVAEDIANCVESIKDDVESRFECPICLSWLRDPVLTSCGHKFCSQCIDTWLKKDSACCPIDSKPLTSEGLFPDLYTFREISQKRTSCIYQQFGCQVQLSPIEMETHITQCTCKQDFLKSREKKNTNAMSVESKMWDPPLKNGIQVADKEEPSPDWQQLLKNLYERIVVLEQENRELSITVSNQKNQLAAMCLRNCNGVYIWRLKSFQEKLEAMTKDPLKMFYSSGFYTSPNGYKICARINISSKDPDFLSFVLHIMKSENDDALDWPFNGTMFFALVHPQDSEKNICEITSSRPDLEAFRKPTCELNKRSFGYTEFIRLRDLTDFLQNDTLIFRIEVHPICFT is encoded by the exons aTGACAACGTCTGACCGTTTGACAGAACCTGTTGCAGTTGCTGAAGACATTGCAAAT TGCGTCGAGAGCATCAAAGACGATGTGGAGTCCAGATTTGAATGTCCCATTTGTTTATCATGGTTGCGCGATCCAGTTTTAACATCCTGTGGCCATAAGTTTTGTTCTCAGTGCATTGATACTTGGCTTaa GAAAGATTCTGCTTGCTGTCCCATTGATAGTAAGCCTTTAACATCAGAAGGTCTTTTCCCAGACTTGTACACTTTTAGAGAGATATCTCAAAAACGTACAAGTTGCATTTATCAACAATTTGGTTGCCAAGTACAATTATCTCCTATAGAAATGGAAACACATATTACTCAGTGTACTTGTAAACAAGACTTTTTAAAATCTAGAG aaaaaaaaaatactaatgcAATGTCTGTGGAGTCAAAAATGTGGGATCCACCTCTAAAAAATGGGATACAAGTTGCAGACAAGGAAGAACCTTCTCCTGATTGGCAACAATTgcttaa AAATCTGTATGAAAGGATAGTAGTTTTGGAGCAGGAAAACCGAGAGCTATCTATAACGGTATCTAATCAGAAAAATCAGCTCGCGGCTATGTGTCTACGAAATTGTAATGGAGTTTACATATGGAGATTAAAATCTTTTCAAGAAAAACTTGAGGCTATGACCAAAGATCcattgaaaatgttttatagtTCAGGTTTTTATACAAGTCCAAACGGATATAAAATCTGCGcaagaattaatatatcgtCCAAGGATCCTGATTTTTTGTCGTTTGTTTTACATATTATGAAATCGGAAAATGACGATGCTTTAGATTGGCCGTTCAATGGCACAATGTTCTTTGCATTAGTACATCCACAAGattcggaaaaaaatatatgcgagATAACGTCGTCGCGGCCAGATCTCGAAGCGTTCCGGAAACCTACGTGCGAATTGAATAAACGTAGTTTTGGCTATACAGAATTTATACGTTTACGCGATTTAACTgattttttacaaaatgacACTCTTATTTTTAGAATAGAAGTTCATCCGATATGTTTTACATAG
- the LOC139105443 gene encoding polyprenal reductase-like isoform X3, with translation MDINIISSFFIFNTANMVLIGSMINFLDPYVPAALKRSFLYGKFSTKTPHVILTKLEVPKSNFRHMYIFSAPALAITLCSILYMYIYNANVPEIIIMLLDTLLGTSRKPLISTEVGILTLIIFNIHAWKRLYETCYVNVFSNQKMHIYIYFLGLLHYAGLILSIIGEIEGFVRGSYRNENLPKVTIVKLVCTFICLWSSYMQLKTTFILAKLRRNTNNDIVSLEYKIPSEGLFKHIAAPLQFYEILIYVMLSIILWQAYIFHYVTLWVVVNQVECALLTHKWYHKTFKNYPKERKILIPYIW, from the exons ATGGATATAAACATTATAAGCAGCTTTTTCATCTTTAATACAGCAAATATGGTATTAATAGGCTctatgattaattttttagatccTTATGTACCTGCGGCACTAAAACGTAGTTTTCTTTACGGGAAATTTAGTACAAAAACGCCTcatgtaatattaacaaagCTCGAAGTTCCTAAGAg caATTTTAGGCACATGTACATTTTTTCTGCGCCAGCACTTGCTATTACTCTTTGCTCaatattatacatgtatatttataatgcaaatgtacctgaaattataattatgttgtTGGACACACTATTAGGAACATCGAGAAAACCATTAA tctcaACAGAAGTTggaattttaactttaatcatatttaatatacatgcATGGAAAAGGCTTTATGAAACGTgttatgtaaatgtatttagtaatcaaaaaatgcatatatatatttattttctcggaTTACTACATTATGCGGGATTAATACTGAGTATAATAGGTGAAATCGAAGGATTTGTTAGAG ggtCATACAGGAATGAAAATTTACCTAAAGtaacaattgtaaaattaGTTTGTACCTTTATATGTTTATGGTCGTCATATATGCAGTTAAAAACTACTTTTATTCTTGCAAAGTTACGAAGAAATACGAATAACGATATTGTATCTCTCGAGTATAAAATACCATCTGAAGGTTTATTTAAACACATAGCTGCTCCATTgcaattttatgaaatacttATATACGTAATGCTGTCTATAATTCTTTGGCAAGcttatatatttcattacgtTACTTTATGGGTTGTAGTAAATCAG gtggAATGTGCACTTTTAACTCATAAGTGGTATCATAAAACATTCAAAAATTATCcaaaggaaagaaagattttaattccttATATatggtaa